A single Gopherus flavomarginatus isolate rGopFla2 chromosome 17, rGopFla2.mat.asm, whole genome shotgun sequence DNA region contains:
- the LOC127036286 gene encoding cholesterol 7-desaturase nvd-like, with protein MGLWQSRSLALALPCAAGALLLLPAADPGSWGWALPPLLLLAGGAALLRLCARPLALRRAPERVGYLPEPGCSRRQAARRARRSRRVGELPPLYPNGWFRLLDSHELPRGGVRSLAALGEQVAVFRALDGQVYVVDAYCPHLGANLAAGGRVVGNCIECPFHGWQFRGEDGKCTTIPYAEKVPDFAKIKAWPSCEINGMILVWYHCDGIDPVWAVPEQEEITSKEWVYCGHTEHFVNAHIQEIPENAADFAHLTFLHEPVFMSGVDLRYTHSRLWESVKHCWKGEWQPEPEPNKHCSQLVVKHSLTVFGKHFSLMDFAVRARQVGPGLVYLTFEHAFLGRGIILQSVTPVEPLLQHVVHRIYYQRSMPAVIPKFILKVECIQFERDIMIWNNKQYLSKPLLVKEDSAIPRHRRWFAQFYSENSTRFTFQKGGLDW; from the exons ATGGGGCTGTGGCAGTCGCGGAGCCTGGCGCTGGCGTTGCCCTGCGCTGCCGGGGCGCTGCTCCTGCTGCCCGCAGCGGaccccgggagctggggctgggcgctgcccccgctgctgctgctggccgggGGCGCAGCTCTGCTCCGCCTGTGCGCCCGGCCCCTGGCCCTGCGGCGCGCCCCGGAGCGCGTGGGCTACCTCCCCGAGCCGGGCTGCAGCCGCCGCCAGGCCGCCCGCCGGGCGCGCCGGAGCCGCAGGGTCGGGGAGCTGCCGCCCCTCTATCCCAACGGCTGGTTCCGGCTGCTGGACTCGCACGAGCTGCCCCGCGGCGGGGTGCGCAGCCTGGCGGCGCTGG gGGAACAGGTTGCTGTATTCCGTGCTCTGGATGGACAAGTATATGTAGTCGATGCCTACTGCCCACACCTGGGTGCCAATCTTGCTGCTGGTGGCCGCGTGGTGGGTAACTGTATTGAGTGCCCATTCCACGGGTGGCAGTTTCGGGGAGAAGACGGAAAATGCACTACAATCCCATATGCTGAAAAAG TGCCAGACTTTGCAAAGATTAAAGCATGGCCCTCCTGTGAAATAAATGGAATGATACTTGTCTGGTACCACTGTGATGGTATTGATCCAGTGTGGGCTGTCCCAGAACAGGAAGAGATCACCTCCAAGGAGTGGGTGTATTGTGGCCACACAGAACATTTTGTCAATGCACACATTCAG GAAATCCCTGAAAATGCTGCAGATTTTGCTCATCTAACTTTTCTGCATGAACCAGTTTTTATGAGTGGAGTTGACCTGAGATACACACACTCCAGGCTGTGGGAGTCTGTGAAGCACTGCTGGAAG GGTGAATGGCAGCCAGAGCCAGAACCCAACAAGCACTGTTCCCAGTTAGTGGTTAAACACAGTCTAACagtgtttggaaagcacttcTCCTTGATGGATTTCGCAGTTAGAGCCAGACAG GTGGGGCCGGGGCTGGTCTACCTGACCTTTGAACATGCTTTCCTGGGCCGTGGGATCATTCTTCAAAGCGTGACGCCTGTGGAGCCTCTCCTGCAGCACGTTGTCCACAGGATCTATTATCAGCGCAGCATGCCAGCGGTGATCCCCAAGTTCATTCTGAAAGTGGAGTGCATTCAG TTTGAACGTGATATCATGATCTGGAACAACAAGCAATATCTGTCTAAACCACTGCTGGTAAAAGAAGATTCTGCGATCCCAAGGCACAGGCGCTGGTTTGCTCAATTCTATAGTGAGAACAGCACTAGATTCACTTTCCAAAAGGGTGGACTGGACTGGTGA